A single region of the Liolophura sinensis isolate JHLJ2023 chromosome 9, CUHK_Ljap_v2, whole genome shotgun sequence genome encodes:
- the LOC135475068 gene encoding enolase-like has translation MATRIIARQIFDSRGNPTVEVDLTTSKGVFRAAVPSGASTGIYEALEMRDKDPKAYHGKGVSQAIKNVNDVIAPAFVSKGLDLSKQEEVDKFLLDLDGTENKSKLGANAILGVSLAACKAGAAHKGVPLYRHIADLAGNKEVILPVPALNVINGGSHAGNNLAMQEFMILPTGAGSFREAMKMGSETYHCLKNVIKKKYGQDACNVGDEGGFAPNIQDNREGLDLLMKAIDDAGYTGKIKIGMDVAASEFYREGKYDLDFKNKNSDPSKWLSSDDLSKLYQQFLSSYPIDTIEDPFDQDDWEAYTKFTAAVTQQVVGDDLLVTNPKRVQDAINKKACNALLLKVNQIGTVTESIQACKMSQAEGWGVMVSHRSGETEDTFIADLVVGLCTGQIKTGAPCRSERLAKYNQLLRIEEELGAKAKFAGEKFRNPLA, from the exons ATGGCCACAAGAATCATCGCCCGTCAGATTTTCGACAGCCGTGGTAACCCCACTGTGGAGGTTGACCTCACAACCAGCAAGG GAGTGTTTCGTGCAGCGGTTCCCAGCGGGGCCTCCACTGGCATCTATGAAGCTCTAGAAATGAGGGACAAAGATCCTAAAGCTTACCATGGCAAGG GTGTCTCTCAGGCCATCAAGAATGTTAATGATGTTATTGCTCCAGCTTTTGTGTCTAAG GGACTTGATCTCTCCAAACAAGAGGAAGTGGACAAGTTTTTACTGGATTTGGATGGAACAGAAAACAAGT CCAAGCTGGGAGCTAATGCCATCCTCGGTGTGTCTTTGGCAGCATGTAAAGCTGGAGCAGCTCATAAG GGTGTACCGCTGTATCGTCACATCGCTGACCTGGCAGGAAACAAGGAGGTGATTCTGCCCGTTCCCGCTCTCAACGTCATTAATGGAGGCAGTCATGCTGGCAACAACCTCGCCATGCAAGAGTTCATGATTCTGCCAACAG GGGCCGGTTCATTCCGTGAAGCTATGAAGATGGGATCGGAGACCTACCACTGTCTGAAGAATGTCATCAAGAAGAAGTATGGACAGGATG CATGCAATGTTGGAGATGAAGGTGGATTTGCCCCAAATATTCAGGACAACAGAGAGG GATTGGATCTGCTGATGAAAGCCATCGATGATGCTGGTTACACAGGCAAGATTAAGATTGGCATGGATGTAGCTGCTTCAGAGTTCTACAGAGAAGGCAAATATGACCTGGACttcaagaacaaaaactctGATCCAAGTAAATGG TTGTCCTCGGATGACCTGTCCAAACTGTACCAGCAGTTTTTGTCCAGCTACCCCATCGACACCATTGAAGACCCCTTTGATCAGGATGACTGGGAGGCCTACACCAAATTCACTGCTGCTGTCACTCAGCAGGTTGTCGG tGATGATCTGTTGGTGACAAACCCCAAAAGGGTACAAGATGCTATCAATAAGAAAGCCTGCAATGCCCTCTTGCTCAAAGTCAATCAGATTGGCACTGTTACAGAGTCCATTCAAGC GTGTAAGATGTCTCAGGCTGAGGGGTGGGGAGTGATGGTGTCACACAGGAGTGGAGAGACAGAGGATACCTTCATTGCAGACCTTGTGGTTGGGCTTTGCACAGGCCAG ATCAAGACTGGTGCCCCATGCCGATCTGAACGTCTGGCCAAATACAACCAGCTGCTGCGTATCGAAGAAGAGTTGGGAGCAAAAGCCAAGTTTGCCGGTGAGAAGTTCCGTAACCCTCTggcttga